Proteins from a genomic interval of Sugiyamaella lignohabitans strain CBS 10342 chromosome C, complete sequence:
- the GPI13 gene encoding Gpi13p (ER membrane localized phosphoryltransferase; adds phosphoethanolamine onto the third mannose residue of the glycosylphosphatidylinositol (GPI) anchor precursor; similar to human PIG-O protein; GO_component: GO:0005783 - endoplasmic reticulum [Evidence IEA]; GO_component: GO:0005783 - endoplasmic reticulum [Evidence ISS] [PMID 10793139]; GO_component: GO:0005789 - endoplasmic reticulum membrane [Evidence IEA]; GO_component: GO:0016021 - integral component of membrane [Evidence IEA]; GO_component: GO:0016021 - integral component of membrane [Evidence ISM] [PMID 12192589]; GO_component: GO:0016020 - membrane [Evidence IEA]; GO_function: GO:0003824 - catalytic activity [Evidence IEA]; GO_function: GO:0051377 - mannose-ethanolamine phosphotransferase activity [Evidence IMP] [PMID 12441642]; GO_function: GO:0016740 - transferase activity [Evidence IEA]; GO_function: GO:0016772 - transferase activity, transferring phosphorus-containing groups [Evidence IMP] [PMID 10793139]; GO_process: GO:0006506 - GPI anchor biosynthetic process [Evidence IEA,IEA]; GO_process: GO:0006506 - GPI anchor biosynthetic process [Evidence IMP] [PMID 10793139]; GO_process: GO:0006506 - GPI anchor biosynthetic process [Evidence IMP] [PMID 12441642]; GO_process: GO:0008152 - metabolic process [Evidence IEA]), translated as MSSESVLPNSVPPTSNGNNISPNVLAREAKRKQQAADRRVQKAEALRKVNGAWIGAFGITIWVIVLQVAGLLLFKNGFLLSRPVFEDHSECSVLPETQDNIVSQPSKGCWTEPSFDKAILIVIDALRFDFTIPSDKASPSHFENKLPFLYNEFINNPQNSLLLKFMADPPTTTLQRLKGLTTGSLPTFIDAGSNFAGTDIAEDNWLAQATNDNKTIAFVGDDTWTALFPNQFGNISFPYDSLNVWDLDSVDNGVIEHIFPIINGNYGHWDIAVGHLLGVDHAGHKYGPNHNGMKDKLEQMNQFLENLVASISDDTLLVVMGDHGMDLKGDHGGESLLELEAALWMYSKKPFFGRKYGSDIYNTSDSGKNFRSVAQIDFVPTFSLLMGLPIPFNNLGAPIVEAFIGPDSKNYQALARAEALTAGQIHRYTEKSTSASSAFSESTIQELWHNVLSADSIGAGLSAAVAYQTAVIDHYREKWIKFHLPDIIRGVLIITASLLSVVIAASNINGSNMLQTAKRVTISALSFSAVGFVYRISQDLVYSVLATTSLGIVLGLVWTSRASHAVSSSSPAPTPTPRSNTQEGQDEQGEEADLGTKKVKETKENSKLSAVPSVWTILAIFLSLVHAVVFTSNSFTVWESSILNYLLATFGFVAFVYARRLDDVIRRTIATWHCVAFIVLTKISSFSVLCREEHGIGCKSTFYQDGSSISSPYALVGLVIVSLALPRIIVSFYKTSESYHGAAPIWLSIGLQTIMTLSGLFWFLDGAETFNWKVAAAIDHELLHTVKILIARIGLGASLVAGNYGWLKGTLCCQLDFEGKRPILKGYYNIYGSFAFLFVLNFFAATLIVNKPMGGIILSVLIYHSMTLMEILHLLQIKESIIGPVVFGLLGSAYFFSTGHQATIPSVQWDVGFIASKTISFPLTHIAIFLNSLGPFIITALIVPIVPLWKVGPFKSGEAAFTRALKSALAFIAYHTVVALSSMIWATYFRRHLMVWKIFAPRFMLAAVTLPAVGVSIALALLAVGYTVRQVSNIF; from the coding sequence ATGTCGTCTGAGTCTGTTCTGCCAAACAGTGTACCGCCCACTTCAAACGGCAATAATATCTCACCAAATGTACTGGCTAGAGAAGCTAAACGGAAGCAACAAGCGGCTGATAGGAGAGTCCAGAAAGCGGAAGCTTTGAGGAAGGTCAATGGTGCTTGGATTGGGGCTTTCGGTATTACTATTTGGGTTATTGTATTACAAGTTGCTGGCCTCCTTCTGTTTAAAAATGGTTTCTTATTGTCAAGACCAGTGTTTGAAGATCACTCTGAATGCTCCGTTTTACCAGAAACCCAAGATAATATCGTGAGCCAACCGAGCAAAGGATGCTGGACTGAACCATCATTTGACAAGGCCATTCTAATAGTTATCGATGCACTTCGTTTTGATTTTACCATTCCATCTGACAAAGCCTCTCCTAGTCATTTTGAAAACAAGCTGCCTTTTCTTTACAATGAATTCATAAATAATCCACAGAATTCGTTGCTTCTCAAGTTCATGGCTGATCCACCAACTACCACTTTGCAACGTTTAAAGGGCCTGACTACTGGTTCTCTACCAACATTCATAGATGCAGGTTCTAACTTTGCCGGAACTGATATTGCTGAAGACAACTGGCTTGCCCAGGCTACCAATGACAACAAGACAATTGCGTTTGTCGGTGATGACACTTGGACTGCTTTGTTTCCCAATCAATTCGGTAATATTTCCTTTCCTTACGATTCTTTGAATGTCTGGGACCTAGACTCGGTCGATAACGGGGTTATTGAGCACATATTTCCTATTATAAATGGTAACTATGGTCATTGGGACATTGCAGTTGGCCATCTCCTAGGAGTTGACCATGCCGGTCATAAATATGGACCTAACCATAATGGCATGAAGGATAAGCTTGAACAAATGAACCAGTTTTTGGAAAACCTGGTTGCTTCTATCTCAGATGATACTTTGTTAGTAGTTATGGGGGACCATGGCATGGATTTAAAGGGCGACCACGGTGGAGAGAGCTTACTTGAGCTTGAAGCAGCTCTTTGGATGTATAGCAAAAAACCGTTTTTCGGCCGCAAATATGGATCAGATATTTATAACACTTCTGACAGTGGTAAAAATTTCCGGTCTGTGGCTCAAATTGATTTTGTGCCTACTTTTTCATTACTGATGGGTCTACCGATTCCATTTAACAATCTGGGTGCGCCAATAGTGGAGGCATTCATTGGCCCCGATAGTAAGAATTACCAAGCATTGGCCAGAGCTGAGGCTCTTACTGCCGGCCAGATTCATAGATATACTGAGAAGTCAACGTCCGCGTCAAGTGCATTTTCTGAGTCGACTATTCAGGAACTCTGGCACAATGTGTTGTCTGCTGACTCAATTGGTGCCGGTCTGAGCGCGGCAGTAGCGTATCAAACTGCTGTTATTGATCATTATCGTGAGAAATGGATAAAGTTTCATCTTCCCGATATTATTCGCGGAGTTCTTATTATAACTGCGTCGTTATTATCTGTTGTGATTGCTGCCTCTAATATCAACGGGTCGAATATGTTACAAACTGCTAAAAGAGTGACTATCTCTGCTTTGTCTTTTTCTGCCGTCGGGTTTGTATACCGAATCTCGCAAGATTTGGTATACAGCGTTCTAGCTACTACTTCATTAGGAATTGTGCTGGGTCTTGTTTGGACTAGCAGAGCCTCGCATGCGgtgtcatcgtcgtcaccAGCGCCGACCCCTACTCCTCGATCAAACACCCAAGAAGGCCAAGATGAACagggagaagaagcagatcTCGGAACAAAAAAGGTTAAAGAAACCAAGGAAAATAGCAAACTATCGGCAGTTCCTTCTGTCTGGACAATTCTTGCTATTTTCTTATCGCTAGTTCACGCCGTTGTGTTCACTTCAAACTCGTTTACAGTTTGGGAGTCGAGCATTTTGAACTACTTGTTAGCTAcatttggttttgttgcGTTTGTTTATGCTAGAAGGCTCGATGATGTGATCCGTAGAACGATCGCTACTTGGCACTGCGTGGCATTCATTGTTCTCACAAAGATATCATCTTTTTCGGTTCTCTGTAGAGAGGAACATGGTATTGGCTGTAAATCGACTTTTTATCAAGATGGTTCGTCTATTAGTTCACCGTATGCGTTGGTTGGCCTTGTTATAGTCAGTTTGGCTCTTCCTCGTATTATTGTTTCATTCTATAAGACATCTGAGAGCTATCACGGTGCTGCACCAATCTGGCTCTCGATTGGTTTGCAAACGATTATGACATTGTCAGGCCTCTTTTGGTTTCTTGATGGTGCGGAGACATTCAACTGGAAGGTTGCTGCGGCGATTGACCACGAGCTTTTGCATACTGTTAAAATTCTTATTGCTAGGATTGGTCTCGGTGCCAGCTTAGTAGCTGGAAATTACGGCTGGTTAAAAGGAACTCTATGTTGTCAATTGGATTTCGAAGGCAAACGACCTATTCTAAAGGGctattataatatttatgGCTCGTTTGCATTTCTCTTTGTGCTTAACTTCTTTGCTGCTACCTTGATTGTTAACAAGCCTATGGGTGGAATTATACTATCGGTTCTTATTTACCACTCTATGACACTGATGGAAATTCtacatcttcttcaaattaAGGAGTCTATTATTGGCCCAGTAGTGTTTGGACTATTAGGATCTGCTTACTTTTTTTCAACCGGGCACCAAGCTACCATTCCTTCGGTACAATGGGATGTTGGGTTTATAGCGTCCAAGACTATCAGTTTCCCTTTGACCCATATTGCTATCTTTTTGAACTCACTCGGACCATTCATAATTACCGCTCTGATTGTCCCGATCGTCCCCCTGTGGAAAGTGGGTCCTTTCAAAAGTGGTGAAGCAGCTTTTACTAGAGCTTTAAAATCGGCACTGGCATTTATTGCTTATCATACTGTGGTTGCGTTATCTTCTATGATCTGGGCCACGTATTTCAGACGCCACCTTATGGTATGGAAAATCTTTGCCCCAAGATTCATGCTCGCTGCTGTCACCTTACCAGCAGTTGGTGTCTCTATTGCATTAGCTCTTTTGGCTGTCGGTTATACTGTACGCCAAgtttcaaatatattttag